One part of the Rutidosis leptorrhynchoides isolate AG116_Rl617_1_P2 chromosome 1, CSIRO_AGI_Rlap_v1, whole genome shotgun sequence genome encodes these proteins:
- the LOC139889427 gene encoding uncharacterized protein has protein sequence MHSYAEELDREVDESSSQRPPRAPRMYLRRDREGSNNDIDVLNRSPLFDSIKNGTAPPKPFTVNGRDYTHGYYLADGIYPVWDTLIKAFSSPTDELHTKFTRFQESARKEVEHTFGVIQGRFNILRLPGRAWKAKKYVPHLIHLYTIAQYDPRG, from the exons ATGCATTCGTATGCCGAAGAGCTAGACCGAGAAGTTGATGAAAGCTCAAGTCAGAGACCTCCACGAGCACCCCGAATGTATCTTCGTAGGGATCGCGAAG GTTCCAACAATGATATTGATGTGTTAAACCGATCACCATTGTTTGATTCTATTAAGAATGGTACAGCTCCACCTAAACCATTTACCGTAAATGGTCGTGATTACACACATGGTTATTATCTCGCTGATGGTATTTACCCGGTTTGGGATACACTTATTAAGGCTTTTTCATCCCCAACTGACGAGCTACATACAAAGTTTACACGCTTTCAAGAAAGTGCAAGAAAGGAGGTCGAGCACACATTCGGTGTTATTCAAGGTAGATTCAATATATTACGTCTGCCTGGACGAGCTTGGAAAGCAAAAAAATATGTCCCGCATCTTATACACTTGTATACTATTGCACAATATGATCCAAGAGGATAA